A stretch of Prunus dulcis chromosome 6, ALMONDv2, whole genome shotgun sequence DNA encodes these proteins:
- the LOC117630000 gene encoding 60S ribosomal protein L23, whose product MSKRGRGGSAGNKFRMSLGLPVAATVNCADNTGAKNLYIISVKGIKGRLNRLPSACVGDMVMATVKKGKPDLRKKVLPAVIVRQRKPWRRKDGVFMYFEDNAGVIVNPKGEMKGSAITGPIGKECADLWPRIASAANAIV is encoded by the exons ATGTCGAAAcgag GTCGTGGAGGGTCTGCCGGAAACAAGTTCCGGATGTCGCTGGGTCTGCCGGTGGCTGCCACAGTGAACTGCGCAGACAACACCGGTGCTAAGAACCTTTACATAATTTCTGTAAAGGGAATCAAGGGTCGCCTTAACCGCCTCCCGTCTGCTTGTGTTGGTGACATGGTGATGGCAACTGTCAAGAAAGGCAAGCCTGATCTCCGTAAGAAGGTCTTGCCTGCTGTTATTGTGCGCCAGCGCAAGCCATGGCGCCGAAAGGACGGTGTTTTCATGTACTTCGAAG ATAATGCTGGTGTCATCGTAAATCCAAAGGGTGAAATGAAAG GGTCTGCGATCACTGGACCTATCGGAAAGGAATGCGCTGATCTGTGGCCAAGGATTGCAAGTGCAGCCAATGCCATTGTTTAA
- the LOC117629999 gene encoding peroxygenase-like, with protein METEQQVSNEAMATVAEKAPITVERKVRNDLETKLPKPYMPRAMTAPDTENINGTWGHKHCNMSVLQQHAAFFDQDKDGIIYPSETYRGFRALGFNVVASFIFMVLVHATMSYATLPTWMPSPYFAIHIENIHRAKHGSDSGAYDTEGRYIPANLENLFSKYACTVPDKLTFKELWHMTQANRDAFDFFGWIASKLEWGVLYVLAKDEHGYLAKEAVRRCFDGSLFEYCAKSQKGAVGKLG; from the exons atggagactGAGCAACAGGTATCGAACGAAGCCATGGCAACGGTGGCTGAGAAGGCACCAATCACCGTGGAGAGGAAGGTCCGCAATGATCTGGAGACCAAGCTCCCCAAGCCTT ACATGCCTAGAGCTATGACTGCTCCTGATACGGAGAACATCAATGGCACATGGGGACATAAGCATTGTAATATGTCTGTGCTTCAGCAGCATGCAGCTTTTTTCGACCAAGACAAGGATGGTATCATCTACCCTTCCGAGACATATAGAG GATTTCGTGCACTCGGGTTTAATGTCGTtgcttctttcattttcatggtTCTTGTCCATGCAACAATGAGTTATGCAACTCTGCCT ACATGGATGCCTTCACCTTACTTTGCAATACACATCGAAAACATACACCGGGCAAAGCATGGAAGTGACTCAGGGGCCTATGACACAGAGGGAAG GTATATTCCGGCAAATCTTGAGAACTTGTTCAGCAAGTACGCCTGTACCGTGCCTGATAAGCTCACCTTCAAGGAGCTTTGGCACATGACTCAAGCTAACCGTGACGCCTTTGATTTCTTTGGCTG GATTGCAAGTAAACTGGAATGGGGAGTTCTGTATGTTCTTGCAAAAGATGAACATGGCTACTTGGCAAAGGAAGCCGTGAGACGCTGTTTCGATGGAAGCTTGTTCGAATACTGTGCCAAGTCGCAGAAGGGTGCTGTTGGTAAACTGGGATGA
- the LOC117631914 gene encoding protein PHR1-LIKE 1, whose amino-acid sequence MSNFGSSKAMSSSFPNLSTPLDDKYSRLPDSFQVSSQREKTRYSKLPPASPPGHLFSSSSRPNDVHFSSVSPCERRSQNSPFIFKLPVDEKSLSLTHSSHSEVQPTALINYSEENKDISWYPDSLQEFLHFPENVPDQNGLVDSSTGVITSEDHAEKTDWSDWDPLISFDDALDPNWELPIDVDAVDPKPKVLNPYSDILVQPPQIQQHQPVQSEEFRPSPEPLSTAPPTKPRMRWTQELHEAFVEAVNQLDGSERATPKGILNLMKVEGLTIYHVKSHLQKYRTARYKPESSEGACEKVSTPVEETNSLDLKASMGITEALRLQVELQKRLHEQLENQRKLQLQIEEQGKYLEKMFEQQRKMEDSRVKAASSTVDDHATPPSNLVCPSPGEDKPETSKHDHEKTPISASSMSTPLEEGSQDANRKKQKAQETESQEEPDHPGDVESGTQPTKRARNG is encoded by the exons ATGAGTAACTTCGGGTCTTCCAAAGCTATGTCTTCATCATTTCCAAATCTCTCTACCCCTCTTGATGATAAGTATTCCAGATTGCCAGattcttttcaagtttcatCACAAAGGGAGAAGACTAGATATTCTAAGTTACCACCGGCTTCTCCCCCTGGGCACTTATTTTCATCATCTTCCAGGCCCAATGATGTTCATTTTTCCTCAGTTTCCCCTTGTGAAAGGCGTTCCCAAAATTCTccattcatttttaaattaccAGTTGATGAAAAATCATTGTCACTGACCCATTCTTCCCATTCAGAAGTACAACCTACAGCATTGATTAATTACtctgaagaaaataaagatatttccTGGTACCCAGATTCACTTCAGGAATTTCTTCATTTCCCTGAAAATGTCCCTGACCAGAATGGCCTGGTGGATAGTAGTACTGGTGTCATAACATCTGAGGATCATGCTGAGAAGACCGATTGGTCTGATTGGGATCCATTAATTTCCTTTGATGATGCTCTGGACCCAAACTGGGAGCTTCCCATTGATGTTGATGCAGTGGATCCCAAACCAAAG GTGTTGAACCCATATTCTGATATCCTGGTGCAGCCCCCCCAGATTCAACAGCATCAGCCAGTTCAATCTGAAGAATTTCGTCCCAGCCCTGAACCATTATCCACTGCACCTCCAACCAAACCCAGAATGCGTTGGACACAAGAACTTCATGAAGCCTTTGTGGAAGCTGTGAACCAGCTTGATGGTAGTGAAC GAGCTACTCCTAAGGGTATTTTAAACCTCATGAAAGTTGAAGGCTTGACAATCTATCATGTAAAAAGCCATTTACAG aaatatAGAACAGCCAGATACAAACCGGAGTCATCAGAAG gAGCTTGTGAGAAAGTTTCAACTCCGGttgaagaaacaaattctctAGACTTGAAAGc GAGTATGGGGATTACTGAAGCATTGCGGTTGCAGGTGGAGCTCCAAAAGCGGCTTCACGAACAACTTGAG AACCAAAGAAAGTTGCAGTtgcaaattgaagaacaaggaAAGTACCTTGAAAAGATGTTTGAGCAACAGAGAAAGATGGAAGACAGCAGGGTGAAGGCCGCATCATCCACTGTGGATGACCACGCTACTCCACCATCAAATCTTGTGTGTCCTTCCCCTGGAGAGGATAAACCAGAGACCTCCAAACATGACCATGAGAAAACACCAATAAGCGCTAGTAGTATGAGCACTCCCTTGGAAGAAGGTTCACAAGATGCAAATAGGAAGAAGCAGAAGGCACAAGAAACCGAAAGTCAAGAGGAGCCTGACCACCCAGGTGATGTTGAGTCTGGTACCCAGCCCACAAAACGTGCCAGGAATGGATGA